Part of the Macrobrachium nipponense isolate FS-2020 chromosome 49, ASM1510439v2, whole genome shotgun sequence genome, AATCTCTCTTCCAGCACTAGCGAAACTCCTTCAGAGTGTCCGTCAACCGGAAATAACCGTCTCTGATCTTGCAGGTGGCAGGGTGTGAGGACTTGATCCTCTCACCCATCCCCAGTGTACATGAGTGGTCGATTATTGACCACACCTTTGGCCTCCTTCACTAACGTCCGGACGTGCTCCTCCGGAAATGACTTCTTCTGGAAGGCTACCTCGAGCATGCGTTTCGCTATTCTTATCAGCCTCTCGAAGAAGCCTCCCTTCCATGGTGCTTGGGGCATCTGGAAATGCCACTGAATGCCAGTCTGCAGGAACTCCTGGACGTTGTCCTCTTCATACAATCCCTGCAGGAAGTGGTTGGCTGATCTGAACGTCTGGTGGTTGTCCGAGACGCTGAGTGAAGGAGTGCCATGGGTCGCGCTGAATCGTTGCAGAGCCAAGATGAAGGTTACAGCTTCCAGATTGCCACAAAACTCCAGGTATATTGCCCTGGTGGTCATACAGGTGATGAGCAGGATGTGGCCTGCTCCCTCTGTGGTGTGGCTAGGACCCATGTGGTCCACTCTACACTGTCCCACGACTTGCTTCACTCTGACTCTCAGTCCAGGCGATCAACAGTCCTGACAGAAAAGACCTATGAATTCATTGACACCGCAATGCATATTATCATAGTCATGCAAATAAGTTAAGTATGTCCTGACTAAGGTACCATTGGCAAGAAATAGAATAAGTGTACACAATTCCATCTATAAGATATAGATTCAAATAGATTCAATTGTTTAACAAAGTTTATCACATCTCTAGCAACTCTAACATTAGTTTCTAAATAAGCACATTACTGGCCAAATATTTCCTCTGATCCAATCTTACTAACATTAAGAAAGGAGACttatttaaattgaaaaatttgAGTACAAATTTCATAACTCTCAACAAGACAGGAAACTCTACTCCCCGTTCAATGATTTCCCATTTTCTCGCTGGGTTCTACCATAGCAACTTCTTCCCTCATCTCACGGAGGGCCGCGGCAACAGTCAGTTATGGGCTCTGACACAGAAGTATTCTGACAGTTTTGGTTCTCCAACACAATGCAGAAAGGATGGACCACTCAGCCACAACTGGTTCTGTTTTAGTTCTCTCAAGGTGGCTCCTCTCGACAGGATATCAGCTGGTTTCTGACGGGTTGGCATGTACTTCAAGGCCATATTATTCTGTAGGGTAAAAAGAATCTTCCCCACTTGGTTGTTGATGAATACATTCTTATTATCCCTATTGCTATTCACCCAAGTGATCACCACTCTGCTATCTGTCCACAAGGTGACAGTTGACGGATCTATCAGTGATTTCAGATGTTTAGCTAATCTACATCCCAACAAGAAGGCTAGCAATTCCAACTTGGGGATTGTTGATTTTAACAtcttttggagggggggggggagttaattCGCATTTTGCTCGTAAGAAGAGCAGTTTTTCCGTTCCCTTGTCTCACGTACGCAATGGCCCTGTAGGCCTTACTCAACGCATCAGAAAATACATGTAACTCAGAACCCCTTCGAGCCTACAGATCGCTCAATCCCCAGTTCACTTACTAACTTGAACTCCTATAGCAATTTACTGGCTTCTTGGGCCTTAGCATCATCTAACACATCATCCCATCCTACACCATCTTCC contains:
- the LOC135205195 gene encoding uncharacterized protein LOC135205195, with protein sequence MGPSHTTEGAGHILLITCMTTRAIYLEFCGNLEAVTFILALQRFSATHGTPSLSVSDNHQTFRSANHFLQGLYEEDNVQEFLQTGIQWHFQMPQAPWKGGFFERLIRIAKRMLEVAFQKKSFPEEHVRTLVKEAKGVVNNRPLMYTGDGHDSRPRKRTDLRPGDIVLVKIEQCKRAVWPLGKIMEVYPDDDGVIRSAKVLYNGTETLRAISHLVPLEITFTEDDDQEEDNDEDATWDEAEAVEDSEDGMDCIDNVSFTDH